The DNA segment TTGAGACAATGCCGTGGTGCCAGAAGTGGGCGCTGTTTGAGTGCGTCCGCTCGCAACTGTCTTCACTTTGGTGTCAGGGTCAACATTGACTTCAGAAACGGACCGGTCACGTCTATTGGTTTTGAGAACACCTTGGACCCGGAGAGGCTTCCTGCCAGCCCCCTGTTTGTGGTCAATATCACTGAGGTCTGCTGCAGCACTCGGCACCGCTGACCCATTTACAGTTTAGATTCTGGAACCATCTTCCATTCCTGCGGCAGGTGGTGGAGGTGGGGCATTTCTGGGGCTTTCGGGCAGATGAGGCCAGCCTGGAGAAGCAACGGCACCTGACAGATCGGATCAACTCGAGCGCACTGCAACCTGTGACTGTGGCGCTGCACCCCAACCTCCTCTGTCTGGCCCCCTTCCCTGAAAGCGACGGGGAGAGTCTTTACTACCGAGCCCAAGTCCGGCACATCCGGGGAACCGTGGTGGAGGTGCTCTTCGCATGACCTGAAGCACGTGACAGAGTTCAGCAGGATGATTACTTTCTCAATGCAGGTTTTCTTCCTGGATTTCGGGAACTCCTCTTCTGTGACCAGTGACTGTCTGAGAGAGCTTCCACCGGATCTGCTCACTCCTCCGTTCCAGGTAGAAGCAGCCGTCATCTCACACCTGCTTCTCACCTGGGCGAAGGAACCTCACAGTTCTTGCTCTCAGGCTCAGGAGTTCCAGGTCATCGAAATGCGTCCCTCGCCCGAGTCCATAATCAACGGGGGCCGCTGGAGCAGCCGGGCCCGGGCCCGCttcatcacactggtcaaaggcAGGTTGCCCATGGTGTCCCTCTATTCCATCCTCTCCGGAGTGATGCGCGTGGAGCTGCTCTTCAGCTCGGGGACggacggcagcagcagcaccagcttgATGGACATCCTGGTGGAGGAGGGCCACGCCATCAAGGCCGAGGAGAGCTTCGACTCCAAGGTGACACCACGGAGAAGAACCTTCGCAAAGTAACGGCTGGTTTGAGCTGAACGATCCACCTGCGTCTTCATCCGTTTGTCTTCCAGCAAAGCCATCAGGTGCTGTTGTCCCTCTACAGGGACATGGAGAGGGGCTTGTGCGACGGCTCCCCCTCCAGCTCCTGGCTCCAGCGCAACAAACAGGACAAGCAACTTGTGGATGAGATGCTGGAGAACTTCTCCAAGAGCTGTGTGTCTGTTTCCAAATCACAGGTGCCAACGTATTCACACACAAACCCTAGAGATTCAAGAGTGACTCATGAAGTTGTAACAAAGCAAACAATGGTGGCAACAACTGAAAAGGGAAGCTGTTTAAAATCCTCACAAGGAGCACAAGGTTGGTTACTTGAGCTGAGACCGTAGCAAGAAAACAGAAACGTCTGACGACTGGTCTCAACTGAATCAAACAAAACATGCGCCCACTAGTGTCCACCACCAGAAACAACAGTCTCCAAAGTGTGCCTTCACACATTTTGCCAACAGATGGCGCTATTAGATAGACAGTCATGTGATTAGCATCTAGAGGGAATCTAGGGAATGTTAAAGTGGCACAGTGGCGTTGCACACGCGTATTTGTCCAGCAGGTGAAGCCATTCCTGCCTTATTGTCAGTGTTACAAGTCATTCGGAAACCTGACCCAGATCTTTACTGACCTCAGGGGTGACTCGCCTCGCCGTCAACTTCATCATGTCTCTTTGTTCATTCTCCTTCTGCTCATCTAGGTTAAGCTGAACGGACCCACCAGTCCATATAAGACCGAGTTCCACAGCCTGTGCCACAAGACCCAcaacaagtcagcctcctcgcACCAGTCCCGCTCCAGCCTGCGGTTGGGAGGCGCTCACACCTTCATGTGTTTCAGGAGTGTCGTGGTGGAGAGGGACAGTGTCTGCAGTTTGGTGGTGAATGAGAGTCCTCACTACAAAGACCAGAGGATGCTGGTGGCCGAGAGAGTGTCCGTGAATGCCGCAGGTGCTGATCACATGAGACAATTCTCTCACTTCTGTGGTTCTTGTAAAGTCCACACGCACATGTTGTCTCCTCCTCCGTGGCAGGGACAAACTTCTGTGCTCACGAGGCGTCgctcctccctcacatccctggGCTCCCGGCTCTCATCACCATGATCTTCACTCCTTCCATGGAGCTCCGGTCGGTCCCCTCTTGCTCATGCTGTCACTAAAGTGGAGACAGTTTTGTGATCAAGTGCATGTTTCAGCACCAACAAGGAGCAGACCTGCTACACCGGGGCTCTGTGCGGCTTGGGTTTCCACACCCAGACTCAGGCCAGCCTCCTGCCCGAGCACGACATCGAGCTCGCCTTCGACGTCAAGTTTGACTTTGAAGACATTGTGCAGGTGAGGTTCAGGGTCTAGACCTGAGTAGCGGGAAGCTTTGATAATGAACGCCTCACTGTATTGCGGCGCAGATCAACACACTCCGGTTGGCCATCAACCGCCTGGTGTGCGACAGTCCCCACAGCGTTCAGCACCAGTGGCATGACCGCATCAGTCTGCTGCAGGACGAGTGCCAGGAGTCTCTCCTAAGGTCCACTACTGACACGTTTCACCTGAAACACGCAGCAACTGTTGGTCTCTCTCCAGACTCTTCACCAAGTCCAGAGACGCCGTCACTCCAGTTTACTTCCAACAGGAGAGGAAGTGGAACCAGGTAAGGTCTGAGATGTCTCTCATGTGCTCCACGTGATGACGCCTTTCTCCTGAAGGTGGATTCGTCGATGAAGATGTTCGTCACGGAGGAGGGTGTGGACAAGACTCCGGGGGTTCTCTTTCAGTTGCACCCAGTTTTGCTGCTCAACGGCTGAGGTTTTATTGTTCACCGCAGTCGTTCCAATTTAGCCATTTTAGTTGGGAATGTTTTGTGTTGAGGTCAGAGATGTTTTAGTTCTTTTAGTTCTATGTTTAATGTACATGTTCCTGCTGTGGCTCAAGTGATGAGTAAAAGTAGGGGAAGCCTTGGGCTCCTTTAAGTCCCACACTGTCTCTGCTGTTGTCGCTTCAGTTGTGTGCAAGAAACCAGCCACTATTTTTAGCTCACAAATCCCAGAGTCTGACTCTAATGTTTCTGTCGGCTCCACGGCCCAGTGAGCGTCAAACCATCAACTATTTTAAACAGATGACTTGCTCATTATTTTAACAGTTGCCCTCCATGTTTACTATTTTTAAGTCCTGTTTTCTTTATAGCCTCAATTTATTCGTcagtttttaatatatttatttccaatCTTAAACCTAAAGCTTTTCATATAAGGTTTGTGCTGCTTTGTAATGAATAGCTGGAGTGGAACCGGTGTTGTGCTAGCCCTGAACAAAGAACTCGAAGATGACATTCAACTCAGGCCGATCTATGTTTTGAGTTCAGAACCGGTTAGTTTGAGCCCACAAGCCGGAACCGAGACTTATGGCACCGACAGCAGGAGCGCAACCCCGTGTCCGGTCGGTGTGCACACGCTGGACCGTGGACGAAGCAGCCTCAGGCGCGTGGGAGACGTTTACATCAAGGTACATTTATTTCGTCTTCTTGTTGAAATTAAATACAAGTGCAAATCGTCCAGGGTCTAGAGAACTACGGAGTCGAACATCGTACAAAGTTGAACAGTTATTCAAACAAGCGTAATTGTCTTGTCATCATAGTCGTTGTACAACGGTACctaaacgtgtgtgtgtatgtgtcttaTACAAAAGCAAGGACCCTACAGTTTCCACATCTAAGACGCATATTTGTTAAATCATGTTGTGCTGGGCGACACTGAAGGAAACCATGGttgtatttatatgtatatatgtatatatatatatatatatctatatatgcaCATACACTGAGAAAAGCCCCGTCTGTAAACATGAAGCAGTTCCACACCAGAGCGTGTCTTCTTGTGCCAGTGTTAAAGCACTGCAGAGCAAAACCAAATATCGCGTGAGTTTATAAACCGCACAAAAGATATCAGACAGTATTTACCCAAGGCTCGACTTCATGCACTTAAGCAACGCAAATataaagaggttttttttttgtcttgtgaaCTAGCCGTTAatgatgtgtgtatgtgtgtgtgttaagacTGCTATCGACAGGGTGAAGGCTTCTCCAGCGTCACGGGAGGACACGGATGATGACCGGACCCGGCGGCGGAGAGAAGCCGTCCGCCACCGAGCCCCACTGGACTGAGAGTGAGACGTCTACTCCTCCTTTCTCTTGGCTCCGGGAATCTTGGCCTGGATCCTACAAGACACCACAAGTGTGAGTTcatctgtgtttctttttcGGAACTGAACTCTTACAACGCTACTCGGTGTGCTGCAGTACATGAAGGAGATTTGGCCTGACTTGTCGGCATATGTGGCTCCCAACTTGTGGATCACCAAAAAGGCCTTGACCTGTGCCCTACATGCTGAGACTTTTTCCCCATCTGTCTGTGATCAAGTTTTCCAGTGTTAAGAGTGAGCTGAGATCCTCTTGTGGGCGACAGACCTAGTGTGTGGCGTGCAAGCGATCATGAACCTTCAACTGTAGGTATGAGTAACACTCACTTTCCCACCACGGCGTTGACGTGTCCCCGTATTAATCCCACGTACTGGTCGATCTGTGCCTGCGTAGAAGACGTATGTTCGTGATTCAGCGTATTTTGAAGCAGTCTTTTTGAAGTCCTTACCTGATGTTTCTCATAGACCACCGGCATCGTGAACATGGAGATGACAGCTGGGGAGACAGGCACAGATCAGAGTGTTAAGGTTAGAAGAATATATTGGTTCTGGCTGGggccagttgtttgtttgagaTAGAGAGTCACGGTGACCTCACCCAGGATGAGCAGTGTCAGGCCGTTGAACAGCGCTCCCACATAGGTCAGCAGCCACATCAGAACGGCAAACTAAAACACAGATCGGGGCCGTGAGTCTGACTATGATGGAGTCAGCAAGGAGTCAGTCAGGTGAACCTTCAGGGAGTCGATCAGGTCCTGGACCAGGAAGAGCCGGCGCAGCTCCCTCATGCAGGTGTTGGTGTAGAGCAGGATCTTGTCGGCATATTTGCTGATCTGGTCCTGAGACAGAGCCAGTTCCACCTCCAGGTACGCTCTGGAGAACAGACGTTTACTGTCAGCTTTCATGCTGTCAGAGGTCAGCCACTACATCATGACCACCTGCTGGGGTGAgttggcagtggtcagtacctgacCCTCCTGGCCGTTTAccttttgtgtgtttgagtccTGAACGCCAAAACTCGACAAGGTTTTCATAACTACATAACTACAAGCAATATTCAGCCTGAAATACAGCACATCTCCATGCAAAACTACTGCAGTATAAACCACTTAATACAACCAGAGGCAGTAACAAAACCAACACTTGATTCAGTCAGCCCAAATTTCCTGCACAAACTACATTAAAGAGTGCATAAACTAGTTAGGTAATGCAGCAACAGATGATTGTACACAATAAAAAATCTGACACGACAAAGGCCAATCCTTCTGAGTCATATTGAATAGAATATTACACATGTAAATTGCCACAAAGTAATGGCAGGAATTGCAAAATTATAGTCCTAACCTCATGACAATTGCGGAAAGTCTGTAGatgcaggtggtcataatgttttggctcgTCTTAGTTTAGTTGTTGAGATCAGAAACAGACCCAAGTGCTGAGTGCGAGGCCGAGCTACTCACTTGAACGGGTGTCCCTCATCGGTCTTCTGCACGGCCTGCAGTACCGACTTGTAGATGCGGAAGCTGATGGTGGCTGACAGGGCGGCCAGGGCCAGGTAGGCGCCCACGCTGACCACGCTGAACTGGGTcagggagaagagcagcagcagcacgctgCTGAAGACTGCACCCGACTGCTTCACGTTCCTCCAGTAGAGCAGGTCAATAGCTGCGGGAGGACACGACAAGGACGGATGACGGTTAGCGACCCGGAGAACATGATACCGCAGCGACAACCCGTCTGTCACGCAAGAGTGGAATTAGCCTCAGCAGGCTACACATTTGGGTCGGATGACTGAAAGCTGTTCACAACCTGGCGCCCTCACAGAGACTCTGCAGCGACCCAGTTCTTCCAAAAGAAGCAGTGGGGACCAGTACCAGTACTGGTTGTGGAGTATTTAGTTTTCAGTATCTCTCAAAGGTGTGGACAAGTCAAGGTTCTCTGTAGCAAACGGAATATGATTTCAACAGAGATCTGAAGTGCAGAACCATGGTTCTCCTGTTCACCAGTCGATGTTTTCACTCCTTGTTAACTCCTGAACAATTTCCGTTCTCATTTGAAGTTCTTCACCCACGTCCGATGGTCAAACGGCTCATCAAAAGACACCCACACACATCCATGTCTGGAATTCAACCCCATAAAGCTGTTGGCGCAGACCAGTCCCTCAAGATCCCCCCTCACCTGCCATGGTCTCTGTCACGATTGCGAGGTAAACAAACTAGTCTTGGTCTCTCCAGTCTTCACGACCACGCGACCTCCAAGTCTCCCGACGCCACCTCACGACTTGGACCAGCACCTGGCCAGCTCTCACACAGACGTGGACCAGCAGAGTTGCACACCTGCACAAGTCGCTGGCTCGGCGGAATCAATGATTGACCTTTCACTCAGAAGGCACAAATAGCCGCGGCGCTATCAGCACTGAAAAGATAACGTTTCAGCCCCTGGGCCTGACCTGGCCGTGGCCCGTCGCTCACTTTCAGACGCCTCTGAAGCAGATGTCTCTTAATAAAATGGAGCCCGGCACGACGGGCCCTGTCTCAGCCTCTGTTATTGAATGAGGTGCTGGATCAGTGTGATGGACCAGAACCTGTACCCCGGACCAGAAGGGATTCCTCACGGTCTGATCACTTCATCCCTCCTGTATTGAATTCGGGGCGAGCAGAAATGTGAACATGCCTCCACACTCCTGAGTCCCCCTCGGGTGTCGGACTCTCCGGAGCTGCTCGCTGCTCTAAATTTAGCCGGGGAGCCGTGAGCAGCATAGTGATGACGGCCATCTTTGCTCTGCACTGAAAGGCATTTGTGGATGCCAAAAATACAGAGTCAACCTAGCGGCTAAAAgtcattgtgtttgtcttgaTGCCACAGCTGACTCGGCAGCTTATGGCGGCACCAGATTTGTTATACCCTGAAACAAGCTTGTGTGCTACTCTTTCacagcagtcacacacacttcctgctgCTTTTGAATGGAGATGCTGTGACACACAATCACACTGTCTCAAGCAGTTGTAgcagcgcgcgcgcgcacacacacacacacacagcccagcTTCCGTACGGAGACAGGTGCCGACGGCGACTCGTGCGTGGACTTGTCGAGCCATTAAAAGCGAGAGCTTGAGAAGTGAATACTGACCTGCGGATCCCATGGCTGCACAGGGAAAGAAGCAGCTGCTTTATTCACGGACAAAAGGAGAGCAGTGGAGGGGGAGTACCCTCACCCGTGAGGGGAGGGGCTTCTGCCTTGCCATCAAATCAGCAGCTGCGTTGGCAGAGAGGAcgtgaggggaggggaggggggggcagTCAAAGGGGTGCGGCTGCCAAAGAACCAACGGTACGATCCAGAACACACAAACTCTTCAACCATCATGTGACACAGACCAGCAGAGTCTGAGTGTAAGGCGGTACAGTGGCGGGGATGCGCTCAGCACCTGCCTGATGCAGTTACCATAGCAACCGCGCGCCATTTTCTCAGCGCTGCCGGAGGATGAGGGAAGAAGATGGTCCGCTGGGAGACTCATTTGCAGCGAACATTACGATGACATGTCGTCTCTGAGAAGGACAAAGACGGTTGGAAGGAAACGAGAGAGGTTTCTCACTGCGGCCGAGTTCAGCTAAAAATAAACTGACTTCTGAGTGTGGCGTGTGAGTGTAGCGCACCAGGATGGGCCTGCTTATTGTCCATGGAGCACCTTGTCAAGCACGTAAACGTGCGAAACCATGTTCCCGTCCACTGGTCGCAACTGTAGCtgtggcagtggtcagtacaCTCCAACTTGATTTGTGCCCCGCACCTCCTCCCACTGCAGCCGTGCCTCACCAGATCCAGTATCATTCAGAGTCCTGTCTGAACCGTATGTCCTCTGGAATCTCAAATAGTTACTTGTTGGTATGAGGTTTCAAACCGTCGTCACAACAGTCCCGTCAAGTTTCCCAACATCAGCTTCCCAGGACGATTCCCTGAGCGTTGACTCTCTGAACTAGAACACGCAATGACTCCACTGACAATAATACATCTGCCTCCCGCCTCCTGACAGGGAACTAGTTTCACTGACCTCATTAAATCACTGAACAGCTCCATCTGGCCTCAAACTAAACCAAACAAGTGAACATGAGGTGACACGTCTGAAGACACAGAAGCCGAGGGGCACGGTAGGAACCATGTCCTGGACGATAACCTCTGAATTTTTGGAGATGTTAGTCGCTATTCACCCTCAAGTGTGGCTGACCTGGTCAACTGAAACCTTCAGTCCACAGCATGAGTCAAGTCGTTTCTATTTCCTGTAGAAGCAGCGACACTCTGGATGACAAAcattcagactgagataagtcaAAAGTCTTCACTCTCTGGATAAGAATCAACCACAAGTCAAGAGTGGAACTGAACAAGTTATTTCCTCCACATTCGTGTCCAGATCATAGACTtgtccctcttcttcctctctgtggAAGGTCATTGGGGCGATACCATCTCAGGATCAGAGATCAAGCAAGAGACATTTGTCCCATGTGTCCTCACTAAACCTTGCCATCTTTGTTAGAACCTGAAAAGTCATACTGGTCAGCTCAGAATACTCCGCCTCTATCTCCATGGAGAAACTCGCCCACTTGTATCCCGATGCTTCAGTCCATGCTCAGCTTTCATTTcagcatgtttctgtaaaactGACAGATACAGTACCATAGCAGTACCACCGAATAACCATGGCGATAATCACTAGACGATACGtgagacacaaaaacaatgGCGGAATCCTCACAGATCTTCGCCTCCTACGACGCTGCTTCTGTTTCCGTCTCCTGCGCAAGGACTACATTATCAATatagtcgccatgttggttgtggagtttattgttgtcataaacttttgtctgggctgctccccctggtggatatattggtgaacagcaataccaatgtaaagaacgcatggaagcatgtgatcagtgacgggaacattgtttgaaaaggaggggtacATTTCCCTATGCAAAGGGTCCTGCGGATGGTCTGCAAGCTGGGGATCTGGACGAATGGGaccttctctctcaagtccagACCCTGCTTAGGTGCTTCAGGTTTCTTGTCAAGATCTCCACCTGGGAGGAGGTCCGCGGTCAAACTAGGACATGCTTGAGAGAGCACCGCTCCAGTGGCCTTGAGGAGAGAAGTCTGAGCCAAGAAGAAGATCACAGAGGCTGAATCCAGTGTGGTCAACTGGTCTTAGAACTGAAGGAATTGTCTCATCGATAGAATTTCATGATTCTGCTGCAGACCTGGCAGAGACTCACTCATGACTCAGTTCTTGACCGTCTCACGTCATGCCCCCCCCTACCAAAATAGATTTTGGGGCGATAACGGCCAGCGGAGAGGACAGGACGCCATTTTCTCCTTTCATTCCGCCCAGCTCTCCGGGAGCACACGGGAAAAGATGGGATTCTCCAGGACCGGGCCTACCGAGGTGCCGGGGGCCGCCTGTGGCGATGAGACTGATGAGATCAGGATGGGTGTGCCCTGGTTACCATGGAGACAGTCTGTCAGGGCTGCTCCGTGAAACGGAGCGAACGCCATTTGAAACTGCACAGGATGGGGGATGAGGGGGTGAGGAAGGGGGGGCGGGCCGTAATGATGGCGGACCAGTGTTCCGATGGGTCCAAATGGGTCCAAAATAAGGTAAACAGCATCCGATACTGCTGTCTGGTCCTCAGAGCTTGTCTCAATTGTCAGGCACGTAAACAtgcgagtcacacacacacacacacacacacacacacacacacgagtgcaTGCAGTGGCGtgatcacacaacacacacacaggacaacAAGATGGGGTACCCTGGCCcttccagctgctccaggagCCGTCCTTCTTCACATCTGCAGCGGCCTGCATGCTGGTGATCGCCGGTGTGCTCGCTCCCGTTCTCTGTGGcgtctgttttcttcttctgcgtCTCTCACTGTGGCGTCACTGACTGGCTCGCTCGCCACGGGAAGGCATGAGCGCTCGAAAAAAAGGATGCAGGAGAGAGGCTGAGCCGacagagggggaggggggcgggagcagcagcaggaggaggaggagggaggtgaggttTCCAAGGTGCTGCCAGCCCACTGAGCACACAGAAAGATGGCGAACGGTTGGAGAGCCGAGTGTGTGTCGGAGGCTGTAGAGTTCGGCGGCGGGAGTTGGACGGACCCAGGGGTTTTAATGtgcggaggggggggggggctggGTGTGACCAGACCACTGCTTCAGTCCCCAAACAAACTGCTTTAATTTGTCTTCACAACAAACATGACGACAATGTTAGTCATGtgactcagtgacatcatgcAAGGAGTATTTCACGTTATTTCAAGTGCATACACTGTGGTTTTTAATTGGCATAACGCACAtgttttttagttattttatgATTTGAAATGTGCAGGTTTATTGCACTCTATAAAAATTTTTAggttacatttcatttttaataagtGTGATATGCCCGAAATTGGCCTTACTAAGTTAACATTTTATTCTTCGACATATTCTCTAAATAAAATGCTCTTGACTGACTTGAGACTTATTTCAAGACTGATGCTTTGTCATGTAATGTGGAAGTAAATAAATCTTCAActtatgaatgaaataaatatttaaaatatatatgtagtaTCCCACtgatttattgtattatttacctacatgtttatatatttaattcaaatacatattttgtaaatcaaatacatttctctgtgaaaactgtttttttttttttttcttgtgcagTGTTTCTGTGCCACCATCTCATGCAGAGCGCTCTCATCTGTGAGGAAGCTAATTCTCATCAGGGGCCGTGAATGATCGTGGGGTTTGCTGGCACTTCTTCAGTCATAACTGGGAATTTTGCGTCCTTCATGGGATCACAATGAAGTCTGACCTCATCCCCCCtgcccaaacaggaagtggcccaAATAATTCATGAGCTCAAAGCTGCGAAGGCGAAGAGAGGCGGAGGTTTTAGGTCAAAAGATGGTGGCAGTTTAATGACTCACTGATGCGTCTGAAGAGCAGGGGGTTTGAATAATTCACCGGGAGGAGTGGCAGGTTGACGTCCCAGAAAGTGCTGCGTCActcttttgtttcctctgtAAACCTCATCCCAGTCGTCTCCTGCCGGCGGCCACACCTCACACCTTCTGCTCGCTGCAGCCTCCGCTGCCAAAGAACACCCGCCATCATTGTTGCTATGGCAACTGCTCCTCAGTGTGCAGCGCTCCTCCACTGTGCTATGATgtctgccctctagtggcgagCAGAAGAACATGTGACCTGATTCTTCAATTCCAGAAGCTTCTGagaggacgtaaacaaacacacacaaaaacacggAGTTTGACGCATCAGCGATTCGGTGACATCATTCTAGACCGTGCGGTCATTTTCCACTTTCGGACCAGCGAACCAAGGCATGGAGCTCCTCTGACCTCATCAGATTAGGGGGATGTTTAGGGGCCAGATGGccagagatagaagtaaaaactTGAAATGTGCCGCTTAGGAGGAATTAAGTCCAGCTGGCACGTCGGGTGTTTAATCTGGAGCCGTCAGAGAGGAGAGCAGGACGATGTTTCACACCACATCTGCATCATCTTTCACACATCATCGCCTCCTGACAGTCCGCTCTCCACCGCCAGGGGGCGCCACACTTCAACAAGTCTCATGGAACACAAAGGAATCCCCCCCCTCCTGCCTCCCCTACGCCGCCCTCTTTCATGCTCCATTCCTCTGTCAACAAACAGCGTCGCAACCTTGAGGAAGACTCACCAACTCAGCTGGTTATTGTTGTGATGGTGCCGTCATACACGTGTGTGACATCCTGACATGTTCTGCTCTGTATACAAGGCTCATCAGAACGCTTCCCTTTCAAAGATCACCTCATTTAGGTGGTTCCTTTTATGAAAGCATGTTTTGTAAATATCAACCGTTGTATTTTCTATGGTTGAAACGGACCtctatttttttctcctgaaagAGATACTTTTTTAAccctgataaacatctgatgcTCAGCTTGAATTCCTGTAACTTCCTgtaatttttttatgtatttccccttagtttattttaaacatctgtACTATGAATAGTGTCAGTTC comes from the Synchiropus splendidus isolate RoL2022-P1 chromosome 16, RoL_Sspl_1.0, whole genome shotgun sequence genome and includes:
- the rtn1a gene encoding reticulon-1a isoform X3 — translated: MQAAADVKKDGSWSSWKGQAIDLLYWRNVKQSGAVFSSVLLLLFSLTQFSVVSVGAYLALAALSATISFRIYKSVLQAVQKTDEGHPFKAYLEVELALSQDQISKYADKILLYTNTCMRELRRLFLVQDLIDSLKFAVLMWLLTYVGALFNGLTLLILAVISMFTMPVVYEKHQAQIDQYVGLIRGHVNAVVGKIQAKIPGAKRKEE
- the rtn1a gene encoding reticulon-1a isoform X4, producing MGSAAIDLLYWRNVKQSGAVFSSVLLLLFSLTQFSVVSVGAYLALAALSATISFRIYKSVLQAVQKTDEGHPFKAYLEVELALSQDQISKYADKILLYTNTCMRELRRLFLVQDLIDSLKFAVLMWLLTYVGALFNGLTLLILAVISMFTMPVVYEKHQAQIDQYVGLIRGHVNAVVGKIQAKIPGAKRKEE